TAGACCTATGGCCACTAtattaaaaatgttttgtctATGAATTCAGATTCAGACAAAAATGAACTAAAACCGTTGCACAAATCACTTGTCTGTTTCAGTCTAAAACATCTCTGTCAACAAGCAAACTGCACAACACAAGAGTGATCAAGTTTTGGTTTAACCATGCTCaatgtagtagcctactgtaatattTGATACTTTGAGTGTCTTTGTTGTCATTTAGTATATTACTGAATTTTCCTTAAGGTGTTGACACAAAGAAGGAAGAGTTTCATATACAGTTATATCTCTTTCATTTTACTTCCAGCTCCGGTAATCCTAGACCCCAACTCTGCCCACTGTCGCTTGTCTCTGTCTAAAGACCTGACCACCGTCAGGTTCAGTGAAGACAACCTACAAATTCCTCCTGCCCCAGAGAGGTTCGACAGCAGCGCTGTcgtcctgggctctgagggcttcaGCTCAGGGAGACACTGCTGGGACATAAAGGTGGGTGAGAGCACTGACTGGGCCTTGGGCGTGATGGCCGAGTCTGCAATGAGAAAAGGAAACATCAGCTCCAGAACCGGTCTGTGGCGGCTCTGGTACTACAACGGGGAGTACCGGGCTGGGTCCACACCAGGGGCGCCCACTCTCCTAAGAGTGAGGCAGAAAccccagaggatcagagtgcagctggactgggattCAGGAGAGTTGTCCTTCTCTGACCCTGACAACggcacacatctacacactctcacacacacattcactgaaaAAGTCTTCCCTTCGATAAATGCCACATGTAAAGTCTCTCCAGTAAAAATTATGCCTCTGAAGGCTTCTGTGACAGTTGCGTCTCTGAACTAAGACTGAGTAATACAAACACCATATTACACAGACAAAAATCAGTTGAAGGAGGAAAAAGGTTATTCATTCAAATAAATGGTACTCGGTAGGCCTATCTCTTATTGATTTCTTAGTAGTCTTCAAGTAATGCTGAAATTAATTTTCAGATCAGATGAAATGAATCTAATTGAACGCAAAATCAGCAAATTACTATCATTAAGCACTTACTAGTTGTTGTGCACAGGGGTTGCTTTGATTTTGTGTCTGGTTTAGTTCATTGTTGGTATTTATTGATAGAGGACCCATCATAAGTGTGGAGGGGGTTGAGTCTAGGACACCAGGTACCACTGTTGAGCCTTCTGGAGGTGTTGTGGGCCTAATTCAATGATGCGCCAATGAAGGAAGGTGCCTGCTTGAAAACCCGGGTGAAATGCTCTTGAAGGCTGCTCTGTtggttgtatgtttgtgttagtTGTTTGTGACGtattgattttgattttgacaTAAATAGGTTCGGTTGTAGATTGGCCGCTGAGTGAAATCCCCTAGCTAGCGCGAGGATTTTAACATTTCTCCTGTGTAttttaaatatatacagtatatatatattctgaATACAATCCACATTTCCTCTACTTCAGAGAAGCAAAATCTTTTGATCTATTATTTCCTGCCCTCACACACGAGACACTTTTTGGACAGAACTCAAACTTGGCTCAACCATGGAATTAATCTAAAATTAGTAACAATTTGTCTGAAAAGTAAAGCTGAGGAAAAATTCATTTGGAATCAAAACCATCAAGGAACTAAACAAATGCAGAATTGAgccaatcgtgtgtgtgtgtgtgtgtgtgtgtgtgccatgttgcCCTGTCTGTCGAGAGCAGCCTAATCTGTTGCTGAGTGCAGACCCAATGGCTGACCCTGTGCCCCCTCTGTCCCCTCAGTCCAGCTGCGGTTGTGCCACGCTGGCAGAAACCACAACAGCCCGCTCATGCCTGAATGACCTCAGTCAATTAAACTGTGctgagagaggggcagagtTACGGCAGAGCGCAGAAATGTAGCACGGCTGCGCAATAAACAATGAGTGGAAAGGACACGCTTCTTTTTAGATAAGCTTAGGGACATTAGGCATGCTTCCTGCACCCCCGTggctgccctcacacacacacaccacacactcacacacacacacacgcatgcacacacgcacacgcgcacgcatgcacacacaatcatgcatacgcacacacgcacgctcgcacacaaacacacacacgcacacacacacacacacacacacacacacacacacaggatgaggAAAGGGCTGTGCATAGTGTGGTACTCTATCTGAACTAGTGGAAGAAGGTGTGAACAACGTCAAGGCCATGTGGTTGTTTCCCAGAGATCACATTTGCTGatgaaataatcatgatctTTACTATAAGCATCTTTGGATGAATGTCtctgtgaaataaataaataaataaatattactgTTGAATTTCACAACTACTGTGTATTTCTTCTATTTGCATTTTCAGGATATTAATATTCTTGTCCAAACGCTCTCTCAAGAATGTTGTTCATTTGCATTACGAGGCGTCCGATCAGCTGCGTAAACTCGTGTAAACAGcctgtgccacacacacgcccagactGAGAGCATGCCTGTGCATTTAGAGCCCGCGCGTAAGCGCCGCGGGGAGCTGGCGTCGCCAAACGTGTCACTCAGGTGTGGCATCTTGGTCCGCACTCTATCAGACGTCAGCGGGCTGACATCAGGCCCCTGGCAACTGGCATCCACCTTGGCATCAGATGCTGGCATGGCACAGTCCCCCGTCCCAGAGGCAGAGCCAGCCAAAGCTGGACCTGGCATGCGATCTGGCCAAAGCTGGACGGCCTCTCTGGACTAATCCTTGTGAGGACAAGGTGCCGGAGTTTGATTGATTTGACATAATTAACGCGTACTGTAAGGCCAGTGTTCTTGAGGTCTGGGCCTGAGTTACATGACACTATTACATTTAGatttacaatgttttttttattggtaTCTCTCTCTGCTTGATTATTATTCTGCTTTAGTAGATTTATGTTTGTAATGCGTACTGGTGGTTTGCTCAGGAATCTTTAATAATTGCCTGTGGAATGTGAGATGTTTGGTTTGGACCATGTGATCAGAGATATTAATACGCTCTGGAACAACGTGGATGCTGAAGGTCAATATTAAATGTATACTCGTTTCTATGGAGATGCATCTTTGCTGAGACGTGCAGGTATGTGGCACTGTCCAGTCAGCATATCTACACGTTGTCGAGGGAAGGTTGTTTACTTTCGGTTGCAATGGACAGGAGCATAACTCAAGAGTCTTATGAACACGGACACATAGGGCATGTTCAGGCTGTTAAAAGTTATGGAAGTGAACAGTGTTTTGCTGCTTTTAGAAATGTGACACATGGCTATGAGATGTCAATAAATCCATCAGCTCACACATGGCTGGCAGAAAGAGACAAATTGGGGGACTGAAAGGGGGAAAGACGAGGAACAAGCAGTTGGGGTCTAAATATTTATCTGAGCCTGAACTATTTTGCTGCATGTATGATTAATGAACCGTATTTAATAATCAGGACATGCCCCGTAAATCACTTGTATGGACAATCAATTGGTCTTATATAAATTAtttattaacattattatttatAGAAATTGTTTATAAAAACAAATTATCCACTTGCCTGTTTTGATGTTTTTGCATTTAGATGGGTACTCACATCTCTGAAACACTGTAACATAAGCATTACATAGCAGAACATAAAGGGCACAACCCTGTTTATCCATCTAAACTGGACAGTTGGACAGCTCGGCCGGAAGAAAAAGTACAGTGGCATGACAAGGTCAAGAGCTCATCTCCCACAGATCATTATACCTTACCTGTGCTGGGCATTCATAAACACATCTGCTACATGTGCAGTAGTCATCTGTATGTGAAGAATTTTATGCACATTCTGTCCCATCATGAGATGACCAACCCTTGCATCAGAGGTGCTGTCATGCAGTATTTCTTCCCAAAGAGATGGACGCTGCCTTGATTTATGCTCAGAACACCAGAGATATGACCTCTTAGACATCAACACGCACTCACAAGGACCTCAGAGGACTCACAGGGGCTAGTGTGTACTctaaagggagaggggaggggagagagagagagagagagagatggaatgataGAGAGATTAGGACAAGGGGGACAGCCGAGGAGGATTCCCTCGCcatttgaagaaaaaaagaaacacacaacaaGGCTGTTTGTCAGCGCCCTGACAGCCTAATAAACTTCACGGCCCGGCGCCACATTACACATCGGCGCTCCGAGTATttaaaaaggaggaggagattaTTTCTGAGCTCAtcaaagcacagagagagagaggcagagagggaaaagagagatcaCATCCTCACACCCACGACACAGAGACGCCCTAGAAGGAGGAGAGGCTCCGAACGCTTTGACCATCCTTCTTTGACCAGCAGTTTGTCCCCAGCGTAGGAATCGAGACTTGTTGAAGACCACTGACCCCCCTAAAGGGAACATGAACTAAGGACTGCAGCTGCAAGGCCTACGTGTTATTGGACAGAGACGCGGAGAGACTACCCAGACCCCAAACAGAACAAGGAGAAAGACAAGGATCCAGGACAGAGACATAGAGCGGAAGACCCGACTCTGTGGAGATCACTTTCATTCCTTTCCTTTTGGCTGTGCAAGTAAACAGACAAGCTGGCGGGCCAGGAGacagaggtgcaggagcaccaGGGGTCGTCTGTGCAGCAGCGACAGGAGCAGGTGAACGGGGAGCCTACGAGCCCCCTCACAGGGCCCAAACTCTCCCAGCTCCTCTGGGAGGTCCCCTTGTGCGTCTCCCTGCCCATCGAGGTCCTCAGCCCAGACCAGGCCTTCCCTTTCCTGGACACCACCCTCGCCGGCCTGGGCATTGAAGAGTAAGTGCTCTttaatgtctttttttaaaagtatattttttgagCTTTTGCTATTATTTGGATAGGACAGAGTGAAAAAGACTGAGACAGAGTGACAGAGGAAGTGAgtggaatagagagagatggggtgggatcgggatatgagcGCAGgtcggatttgaacctgggtccctgtgggcGTTTAGAGCCTTAACCGACCCTGCCACAGCAACCCCCCAAATGCTCTTTGATTTCTAATATGACTGACTGCAGGACATGTGTAGAGATATAGTGGTATTGGTGGTCTGAACTGGAGTGGGAAAAATCACACATGGTCGGAAAAGAGTCGGCTTCCTGGTGATTGATGCTGTGCTGTGGCACTGTGAAGTATGTAGTCAATATTAGCTGGGATTAGAAATGACCTAAgcatgttattgtgtgtgtgtgtgtgtgtgtgtgtgtgtgtgtgtgtgtgtaggtcagcGGTCAAGGAGCGGGTGGTATGGGTGGACACCAAACGCACCCAGGTGAGAACCAAATCGGGCAaggtgaaggagaaggagatcACGCTGCTGGAGGTTCGCGTGAAGGCCAAACATCCCGGGGACAACCAGAGCCAGGAGGTCCTCTACAGCACCGAGTCCCACACGGACCGCTCCTTCACCCGCAGCGGAGTGGACATCACACCCTGGAGACACACTGACAAAGACAACGGGCCAGGTGAGCAGAGAAATTTTACACCCGTAGAAAAAGGTGCCAAACCACCGTAGAACCAAAAATGCATgagggcgtaagtgacatttcaccaactttacaggagagccaaatcAAATCTAACTgctatggcacccctaaatggttctttaaaccattttgaagggtttaTCAAAGGAAGAACCCTGAAGGGTTCCTTAAAGCCTGCCCGGTTCTATATAGCATCTcgagaacccttttttttttagtgtgccTGCCAGCCTACTGTACCTGACGTAGAGTCATTGCAATGTACACACGACCCTGTTGTTTCTGTTGGTTGATTGTAGTGCAACTTTGTTTGgtgcttttgtctctctcttctggaGCTGACCAGAGTGATCTGATATTTCTTGTCAGCCCTTGTCTAAAGGTGTAGTCTATCAGTTCTGGTCCATGAACATTGCTGATCTGCCTATCTATCCACACACTTAATATTCCTGCTTCTACTAAGTTAGTAAATCACTGAAGTGAGTGGTTGAGTTTCTTCTCTGACAGAACTCAGATTAAAAATGCCATCACTTCTCATTTCTCTTTCACTGGAGTGGTCACTGCATCCAGCAGTGTGGTTAATTGTTGCTTGGGCCTCCCTTTGGTTTAAaggagggtaaaaaaaaaacagaaacgcTGAGACTATGAAATTTGAGACTCTGATCTCAGCAGGCCCTAGAGGGTAGTCGCACTAATATCCTCATTCAAAATGTCACTCGAGACGGCAGTCATAAATTGGTCCTTTCAAAGAGTTAATTATGTTGAAAGGCGTCCCACTGCTTTCAGAGAATAgaacttttttttgtcacagtAAATGGTTCTAGAGTGAGCCCACTACTTTGACTATAGTGAAGCTGCTCTGCTGGCAGCTGCCCACAATACAGTCAGCCACAAGGCATTCCAGAGATGGCACACTTTGGGGAAAATGGGATCATGTCTCACCTGACCCCTCCTTCATTAGGTAATAGAACAAATGTCCAGCTAGCCTGAATTCTCACACCGCTGAGGATTCCTGCCCCGTGCCAGACGCCCATTCCTCAGTGGCAGATAGGAATGACCTCAGCCTCATTTATAGTCTCTTGGCCAGAGCACAGGGACCGCTGCACCCATCTCTGTCCTGCTGGCTGTACCACACCAGCCAGCACGCTGCACTGTAGGGCTGAGTCAGTGAAGATGTGTGGTATTTGTCCAGTCAGCACGAGCTCTCCACTGCAGAACTCTGCTGCTGAATGTGTGTTCCGAATAGGAACTCCTAATGGTACTGTTAGACTGCTTGATGCTGAAACAGGTCCTAATTAGTAACTCCAGCTTAATAACAAAAAACGTCTAAATTACTACAGtaatttatattatattacatttaactattgttctaTTATAGGATTTTTAGATACTGAATACTTGATTGATTGCTTTCCAGCGCCAGAGGAAGAATATGAGACAGTGGAGAGGACTCTGCCCCTGGGCATCGACGCCCTCTCCCAGGAAAAGACAGAGGCCATGGAGGCTGGGATCCAGAATGCCAAGCTGCCGGCAGAGGAGTGAAGGCGCCAGAGATGAAAAAGCACGGCTCAATAAGCTTTTTTTTCCTGCTTTAAGATCTTTAACAGACAGGCCTTGCCCACCGAAACGATGGCGTCCCTCTGTGCTCCAATGCAAGAGCTTTAAGGCAGTGTTAGTTCATTCTGCTTAATGTGCCGAGAAGGACACTAGTGTAGGCCATTGTCAGGATTCTAGAGTCTAATTCTGAATGCTTCTCTGTATCTTGTGTGAAGATATTGTTCAGATAGCCTGTCGGTGTTACTTTGTAATACAAAAATGATGTATAACTtgggaggtagagagaagagCAAATTTTACTTGATATTGTGATGAGGATAAGAGATGACAGAACATGCAGCATACATGAACGACAAATGGCTACAAAGAAAAAGCAGCCGAATACATGACCACCAGCACTGAATACTGAGCTGGACTGTATTGTGTTCCatctaataaaaaaatataaagcTGTCACTAAATTAATGTGTAACTTTTCAGTTCACAAGTATAAAATAggaatgctgggggtggggggattgtAGTCGACAGATACGGGTACAGGTTTCGATGGATAATGCCTATCTTTAGAAATCAGGGTCAGCTGATACGTGCTGCTGATTTGTTTTTACTTTTTAGCCAATATTTGAGCATTTTCCCAAcatttgagaatgataaaaaaaaattataagaGGATACGAATTTAATTCAAGCATTTCTATTTTGTACCAGCAACAATGCTGTTGTGAAGTTCTGTCTGGGGTCTGCTGGCAATTTAATTGACAAGAGGGCAGCATGCGGCACACCTGTTCCACAGGAACAACACTGGGCTGCCCACAAGTGCACCTGCCTGTTAATCAGCTTAATATACTCAGAATAATAACTGATTATTTAAAAAtgaataattatatatatatacatataataatatatacaaatatatataaaaaatatatgccatttttggaaataagctcattttccacctcccctcgagcaaaacaattgttAGTTAcatttttcccgttcatccagccattctgtgagtctggcgatacaacttttagcttcagcctagcatagatcattgatacggattagaccagtagcatctcgtctgctagcatcatgtttaaaagtgactaagatttctggtaattttcccattcaaaacgtgtctcttctgaAGTTAGTAAGTGCAAGTGCAAGACcaattgaaaatgaaacctggcatttttctaggctgatttgacatggaactactctcatctggcgtaatataatcaaggcaacttgcagacgtaccatgggcgcagtgatatcacgcagcatctgaaaatagtccccatagataacaagcagtagtagtgccagtagtttgcaagttgccttgattattacgccagatgagagtgtagttccatctATCTACACTACACTGGAACTATGGAGCTAGCATCAGCTATACATAGCAATAATCGGTTTACCTCTAGGAAAAAGTATGCAAAGGCACAAATCACTGAAAAGCATTTATAGAATGATAAATTCATAGCTTCACACATACACTAGTCGAGCCAGAATACTGTGGGATTGTGGAGCGGGACTGGAAGTAAATTGATAAAAATCCTAGGTCagaaaatgaaacaatgaaacgacaaaaaaacaaaaaacaaaaacacaaaataataaCCTCAGAACAAAACTGGTAACATAAATGATACACAAAAGTAAAATAGTAACACTGAACACATGACCGGTTAAACCATAAATTAAAAGAAAATTCTCCCTTTCCTGGAGTACTACAGTTTTAATTGTTAAATGTTTTAAGTGCCTAAATGTGCATATATTTGGTTTCtgatatttatgtattttaccATCTGTGGTAGAGTAAAAAAGATCTATGACAAATTTGGCTAGTCTTCAAGTGAATGAAAGGCTTGGTGGGAAGTGCTACGACTGTGTGACAACTGCAGTCATCTTGGTCCGCTGCTCtgcaggaagtgacatcactgCACCCTGGAACTCCTGAGAGTGACGCTGAGCAACGTCTCGGAGCAGCAGAAGCAAGGTATTCTGAGTTTCTACAGAGACATGGCAGATGTTAATTTCTTTGTTTAAAAAACACAATGATATTAACCATATCCACATGCATTTACAGCATGACCATGGTGGTCTCCAGAGCCCACTTACCTTCATCAATGTCTTTTGTTCCCAAGACATGGTTGGAAGCAGCTATGATGGGCTTCAGTTGGCTTATGACCTATTAGCAAACATCATCACATTACACATCTCAATAGAGCAGTGAGCATGGGATAAGACAGACTAAAATGATGCCACTTGTTACTTCTAGAGCTGTTGTTCTAATGACACTTAATATAATGTGTCCACCGGGAGAGAAGCTGGGCAGCGTACCAGTGAAGGGTTTTTGGAATACAGGAAGGCCAGGCACTGGTAGACAGTCTTGTTCTCCTCCAGGTCCTCCTTCAGGGGAAGCTGTGCTATGAGGGCAGGAACGACCTGAGAGGCAGGCACAGGGGAAGTGGTGGAGCAATGAAGCAAAGGCAGGATTCGCTAAACTCGCCCCAAAGGCACATCACAGACTGATCTTTCCACACATATAATGGGTTGGAGGATTTTAAGGATTAAACAAGGATTAAGGATCAAACATTTTCATAGGTTTTAAATGGTACGTGAGGTAGCTAGTAAGTACTTGAAAATCTATGTGAATGTACTTATGAAAACATTGAGATTTAACAAACATATTTTACAGGACCTAAATATTAGGCAGAGAAACTTAGACAAAATACAGTAAAATGGTTCCCGCACTGTCTCAGATTTTGCtcaaatttgacacagaatggCCCACATGTATATAACTCCTGAGAACTGCAAGGCAGTAGTACCTGGTCCACTGGCATGCTCTCAAAGTTGGTCATGATCATCCTGCACAGGGCAGCACACAGGTTGTCAATGACCCTACGGTCCGACTCCTTGGACAGCAGGTTGGAGAAGAGCGACAGCATCATGGGGTAATCTCTGATGGTTTGGTAAAGGAATACTATGTAATTTGTACATTTACAACATAATCCTCACAGAACCAATGCACACCTGTCCAGCCTTCAATATACTCTATGCTTACATGAAGATgtcagtttgtttttatgttgttATACAGAAAACAATATAAAAACAAACTGACATCATCATGTAAGGCACTGTACTATATTGTACCTAACACTGTTCATTTCAACTTCTAGCCATTTAAACAATGGTAGATGAACATGaatatgggtgggtgggtgtataaGGGAAACTCGTGAagagactgaacacacacacacacacacacacaaagaggataCGAGACGACAATGGGTCCAGCAGCCTGGGCCAGGACTCCCAGTCCGTACACGCTGTTGTTCCGCACCTCCGGGTCGCTGTCCTTCACCCCGCTCACCAGCACGGGCAGCAGCCGATTGGACAGTCGTCCGGCCACGCCCTCGCCGCCCTGCACTTTAGTGAGCGCGTGCAGAGTCTCCCCAAGGGTCCCCACAGAGAAGGAGCGGTCAGCCACCGTACAAGAGGACTTCTGTAGGGGTCAGACAACACCAAGGTCATCTAGTGAACAACAACTCTTCAGTGGCCACACAGTTGGTGTCAGTGCCGATCCACTGTACTGAAATGGAAGTCAATAGAAATTCCGCTATCCTAACAATGAAATTGAAGTGAAGCGAGTTGCCACTCACCGCCTTGCTCATGATGAGGGGTAGCAGCTCGTTCAGGTAGGGCATGAAGGTGTCAGCGGGCACAGCCGATGCCAGCAGAGGGATGCCCTCTCCTGCAAACTCCTGCAGCATAGCGTCGTACTCTGCCTGGGGGGcacagagagggggcagagtcAAGCTAAAGCTAACAGCCTAGCATCTCCACAGATCATGCCCATGGCTAGCATACAAAACATGTACAACAAACAtgtacaacaaacacacaactttgaGTTGCCTACTTCGGACCGTCTTTGGATAAACAAGCGACAATTCCAACTGTCCAACAACATTCAGAGGACTACTTGGGCCATTTCAGCTTGAGACACAGAGCGGCTGAGTGTGATATCACTTATGCCAGAGAACGTTTTGGGAATGTTAGGCAGCTGCTAATTTCCTATGACAATGAatcattccacaaaatggtGTTCATCATTTTGTCTATTATAAAGCTCTTAAATCAGACTAAACAAAGTGTTGACCCTATGCCAAAACAGCTGTTGGCGTTAGCCCTGTCATTTTGAATCTGATAACTTGTTACGGAATGTTTAgctgaaattatgttttttccAACCAATTTAACAAAGGCCAGCCCGCAGGCATATAACTATGCTAGGGGATGGGCTGTATGTCTAAAGTCTTGTTTTCTAATGACAGAGTAGAGGCtgcagagaaagaaaacagtCCAGAGAATCCAACAGCACACTAATAGCCCACTGAAGTGACTTGTCTTCCCAGTCTACCCGTGACATAAGCTCGTCAGTGTGGTGCCGACAGTGAGTCATGACAGACAGGACTCTTCACAGGACAGAACGGGTCAAATCCTCGCTGCTGCCGCATCATGCAGTCATTTTCCCATTAGCTGCCTGAACTGTGTAAACACAGACTAATGACACTAATGGCTTAAGTCTGCAGGGACTCGGAAAATAATCACCTGCTGTTCGTCATCATCTTcaccgtcaccaccaccatcctggCACACCGTCTGGTGGAGGACAGggacagggaggaagagagagaagacaagagagagggatatggggtaaaagagaaagggagatgaggtaaaagagaaagggagatgaggtaaaagagacagacagcaaaCAATTAGACACATGTATATATAGCAATTGCtacaataaaacaaaatcatAAGCATCAAGGTAAATTACTCTACTTGACCTTGAGGTCTTCTTAGTCTACTGAGGTGAAGCAGAGGTCAACTTTTAGACACAAAATCCATCACTGCTCTGCACTTTGTCTGAGAGGAGCTACTTCATACCCTTGACTAGAGCCTGACCGATCAATTGGTGTACCGATATTATCGGAGTCCTCATTTTGGTCAATTGGTGGGTATGTAG
This is a stretch of genomic DNA from Sardina pilchardus chromosome 19, fSarPil1.1, whole genome shotgun sequence. It encodes these proteins:
- the si:ch211-196f5.2 gene encoding uncharacterized protein si:ch211-196f5.2, with amino-acid sequence MPVHLEPARKRRGELASPNVSLRCGILVRTLSDVSGLTSGPWQLASTLASDAGMAQSPVPEAEPAKAGPDKLAGQETEVQEHQGSSVQQRQEQVNGEPTSPLTGPKLSQLLWEVPLCVSLPIEVLSPDQAFPFLDTTLAGLGIEESAVKERVVWVDTKRTQVRTKSGKVKEKEITLLEVRVKAKHPGDNQSQEVLYSTESHTDRSFTRSGVDITPWRHTDKDNGPAPEEEYETVERTLPLGIDALSQEKTEAMEAGIQNAKLPAEE
- the LOC134066399 gene encoding nuclear factor 7, ovary-like yields the protein MENIITKMSKEISSLTDIIRAIEEDMGADDISFLQRYKSTAQKAQCTVLDPEPVSGTLIQVAKHLGNLKFGVWEKMQSMVQYTPVILDPNSAHCRLSLSKDLTTVRFSEDNLQIPPAPERFDSSAVVLGSEGFSSGRHCWDIKVGESTDWALGVMAESAMRKGNISSRTGLWRLWYYNGEYRAGSTPGAPTLLRVRQKPQRIRVQLDWDSGELSFSDPDNGTHLHTLTHTFTEKVFPSINATCKVSPVKIMPLKASVTVASLN